CAATGCAGGCTACCGGACGCATCTCATCGGGAAAGGACACTTCACGCCCCAACGCGCCAAGATGGGTTTTGAGAGTCATGAGTTGGATGAATCCGGACGGATGTTGCGCCACGGGCTGAAGGACGAATACCGCACATGGTTCGATGGGGAAAAACGGCGTGACATCACACCCGATGATCACGGTGTCGATTGGAACTCTTGGGTTTCCCGCCCGTGGCACACCGAAGAGTATCTGCATCCGACATCATGGACGATGAGCCGTGCGACTAATTTCCTTGCCCAACGGGATCGGGAACGTCCTTTTTTCCTCAATATCTCCTTCGCTCGACCGCACTCTCCCTTTGTACCTCCTGCGCCCTACTTTGAGATGTATCATAACGGCACCACCCCGCACCCGTCCGTCGGTGACTGGGCAACCTGTCACGACAAACCCGAAGACGCAGTTGACCCCAACGCATGGCGCGGGAAACAGTCGGATAGACGAATCCGTCGCGCACGGTCAGGATACTACGGTGAAATATCCTTTATCGACACCCAAATTGGTCGGTTGATGAACTGGTTTCGCCGGCATCAACAGGATACTTTTGCGGATACGTGGTTTATCTTTACCTCCGACCACGGCGAGATGCTTGGTGACCATAACCTGTGGCGCAAAACCTACGCCTACGAGGGTAGCGCTCGTATCCCCTTTATCGTCACCCCACCGACTCGCGGTTCCACAGCCTCCCGCAAAGTAGCTGATGAGGTGGTCGAACTGCGCGACATTATGCCGACTATCCTCGATGCGGCTGGCGTTGATGTTCCAAAAACCGTCGACGGGCAGAGCGTCGTCCCGCTAACACAGCAGCCCGACCCAAATTGGCGTCCTTACCTCCACGGCGAACACTGCACCTGTTATTCACATGAGCAGGAGATGCAGTACGTCACCGATGGGAAACGAAAGTTGATTTGGTTGCCACGTATTGATGAGCTGCAGTTTTTTAATCTTGAGGAAGATCCGGGAGAGTGTCATAATCGGATCGATCATCCGGACTATCAGGCTGAAGTCGCCCAGTGGAAGGGATACTTGATTGCAGAACTGGCAGCGCGGGATTGCGGCTGGGTAGAAGATGGAGAACTGGTCTCCCCACCGCCGGAAGCCCCTCTCGTTTCGCCCTACAAAAACGTCCGCTGGCAGGGAAAAGCGTGAAAATAGACTAATTTGGTTCTTTCGGATCGTCTTTTGTTCAGAAATAGAGCCGGAACGATGAAAAAAAGAGGGTTGGATAACCGCCAAACTCCGATCTGAATTGGGTTTCTTCGTCTCCAGTTTCAGGACGTTTGCCGATTCCGATGAACCCACCGGCGGAGAGGTAAATGTCCTGTGCGAAGTTGTATTCAACCTGCAAAGATGGGAACACCGAGGGGTCGGAGATGTTCGCTAGCACCACGCCGCCCAACGAGATGAGCGGCGTGATTTGGAAGGTGAGTCCGGGGCCAAAATAGTGTCTGCCCATGAGGTAGACCGCCCCGTCGGTGTAAGCCGGTCGGTCTAGGTTGGCGAGATAATCCTCCGGCTCCCCTGCTCCTGCGCCGCTGAAATGATATTCGATGAATCCGTAAGCCACCCCACCGAAACTGTAGTCCAGTCCTATTGACGCGCGGAGATAGTTCTCTGCATTGGGGTTCTCACTATCGAATGCGTTGGTGGAAACGTAAGCCACTTCAAGCCAGAAACCGGCACCGCCGATCCCCCGCGCTATGTCAAACCCTGTCATCAGATGTTCACGAAATCCCAATAGTGAAATTGAGAAATCCGTTTCTAAAGCATTCAATTGGCTCCGAAGGAAGAAGGCACTCTTTTCAAAAGCCAAATTCTCGCCGAAAACATAGCCGGTATCGAACTCTCCCAACACACCAATCGGGATCTGAACCCGAATCGCATCCACACCGATTCGGTCCTCCGTGTCTAGTTGATTGTAGGCGTAGGGAGCAATGACGTCCGTTGGGTTCACGACCCGCGCACTCCCCCATGCGATGGCTTGGCGACCAATTGTGATGTCTCCAAAATCAGCACCGTACGCAATAGAAGCCCGATCAAGGTTCTGGAAGAGACCGAAACTACCGTCCGGGTCATCCTCGTTCGGATAGATAGTGGAATCAAAGTCCGCAACGCGATAGTGGAGTGAACCCGCAGCACCTGCGATTGGCGACTCAGAAAACAGCGAAGGGTCTTGAATACGGGGGGCAAAATCGTAGGCGAGGTCAAACGAGAGCGTATCAATGGGGGCGTAACCGAGATTAAGTCGCAGTCGGTTGTTGACCGCACCGATAATTGGTTCGTCCGGCAAGGGCGAATCGAAACCTGTGGAAAAGTTTTTGTAGTATCCACTGATTTGAAGTTCAGCATTGGTCGGTTCGGACATCGCGGTTATAATCAAAAAGATAGTAACTGCAAGGATTTTTCTCACAATTTTCTCAGTCCACCTATCAGGAAAATGAATCCTATATCCACTGCAGGATTCAGGACTGTGGTATAATAGATGTATATTGAAAGCATCTCAAAAAAATCCAAACCAATATCAGGAGAAGCGTGGCTTCCTTTCTCTAATGGTGTGGGAGTTTCCGCTTAAAAGCTAAAAATGAAGACAATTCCTATTCAAATCAGCAATGAAGATTACGAATGGTTATCCGTTCAGGCAAAACAGCGGGAGATGACCGCCGCTCAAATCATCGAGGAAATGGTCAGCGACGCATCGGAAAGCGCAGAAAAAGAAACGGAATACCTGCTGAGCGATTCGAAAATGAGGGATCGACTTTTGAAATCCGGAAAAAGTGTCAAAGGAATTCCTTATGAGGTCGTCCGCAAGAAACTTGGAGTTTGAGCCTGGAGCGTTTGAAGACCTTGCATGGTGGATTCAGCAAGACCGCCGGAAAACTCGACGTATCCTTAATCTACTTCGGGAAATTCAGCGAGATCCCTTTCGTGGAACGGGTAAACCAGAAGCACTGAAAGGTGATTTATCAGGTTTCTGGTCAAGACGAATCGACAGAGCAAATCGCATCATTTACAAAGTCGAAGAAGGTAGAATTATCATTTCGGCCTGCAGAGGGCATTACGACTGAAAAAACAGGATCCCTATTTCATCTCGTCGCTCTCAACCTGTCCGTCCTTCAGCGTTATCAAACGTCTCGCCCTCTCCATCACCATTGGGTCATGCGTTGAAAAGACAAACGTCATATTTGTCTGCGTGTTAAGGTGACTCATCATATCGAGCAGGTCCGCACCTGTTCTTGAGTCTAAGTTTGCAGTCGGTTCATCCGCAAGGATAATCGCAGGTTCAGAAACCATCGCCCGCGCAATAGCGACACGTTGTTGCTGTCCGCCTGAAAGTTGGGGCGGATTTCGGTCTGCAAACCCCGCCAGGCCTACCTCCTCAAGCATTGCGGTAACGCGTCGATGCCGTTCCGCTTTGGATACACGCTGCAACAGCATAATGTATTCCACATTCTCTTCCACCGTCAGCACGGGAATAAGGTTGTACGCCTGAAAGATGAATTGTCTCGGCGAAAATCGGACAGCTCACTGCCGCTCATGCCCGACAGCAGCTTGCCCGACAGCCAGACCTTTCCCTCAGTCGGTGCATCCAACCCAGAAATGATGTTGAGAAGTGTGGTTTTCCCCGACCCAGACGGTCCCACCAACGCCGTGAACTCTCCTGATTGAATCGTCAAATCAACTCCCCGAAGTGCTTCGACAGGCACGTCATTTTCCGCATACACCTTTGTAATCTTCTAGTTAGCTCCTTGTGCAAAACGTAAAACGTAATGCGTGAAAGAGATCGTTTTGTTCTTTTCTTTTGTCACTTTTGCTGCCTCAAAAACTCCTACGCATCGCAGTCGCTGGGGCTATCTTTGCCGCGTATCGAGCGGGGTACAGTCCGGTGATAATGGTAAAAATAAACACCCAGATCGGATACAAGATGAACGGTTCAATCGTCATGATGGGATAAATGAGCTCCTGTATCGTCACGCCCACGTACTCAATGCCGGTGTAATCGATGCCGACCTTTGTGAATATCCACGTCAAGCCGAAACCGAGGATAGCACCGAGGACGATACTGACAATCGCCAACGCTCCGGCTTCAAATAAGATCAGTCGCGCCATCCCAAAAGGGCGCGTCCCCACGGCACGCAGGACACCAAACTCGAACATCCGTTCATACAGCGACATAAAAAGGGCATTGATAATCCCGAACACAACAACACCAAAGAGGATAACCCCCATGATGTACTTGCTGTATTTGGACATCTCAAATACGGCTTGTAATTGGGGTAGGATTTCCGTCCAGCCTAACGCTTCGTTGTCATGTTGAGAATACCGCCCCCAAAATGGAAGATTTTTGTCCCGTCCGTATTTTGTGTCGGTAAATTTGATGGCAATCTCATGGATACCAGAACCGATGGCAAGCATCTCTTGGGCTTTTTCCAGCCGCACAAACGCCATGCCCCCACTCATTGCGTCACCGCCAAGATGATAGATTCCTGAGATCCGAAACATCTCCTGAGACAAATCGCCGGTCTCTGACTGAGCAACGGTGACGACGACCCGATTACCAAGCGTAACCTCAAGGAGTTCTGCCAATTTCGCCCCAATCACAATATCGCGATTGTTATCCCCTTCAAAGTATGCTCCTTCCACAATTGCATCATCGATTTGGGATAAGAACTGTTCTGTCGACGGTTGGACTCCCACTAGGCTAATTGCGCTGACATTCGCCGACGAAGTAATCATCCCGAAAGCGAGCGTCCGGGGTGTGAACTGTTGGACAATTGCTTCTCGAGAAAGGTCATCGACCACTTCATCGAGTTGATTAATCGTCATTTCGACTGCCTGCGTGTCACGGAAACCTTCCCGATGGATCTGTCCATCGCCGAGAAACGAAGCGGTGGCAGTTTTGACCATGTTCTGCTCCATTCCCAGCCAAAACGCATCGGCGAAGATCAGCACAGCCAGACCGATACCAATTGCTATGGAAGCAATGATAGTACGTCGTTTATTCCGAAAAAGATTTCTCCAAGCCAGTTTAATGAGGATTAGCCACATAGCTTTGAACCTTGAACCGTGATGCGTGATAAGATTATTTGGATAATGTCAAAAGAAAGTGTAAAACGCTAAGAACGTGAAACGTAATGCGTGAAACGTGAAAAATGAACCAATGTACTAATGAACTATGGTGAATTAGAGAAATAAGTGGACATTTCCCAAAGTCCCCCTGATAAGGGGGATTTAGGGGGTTGTTTGTGGGTACNNNNNNNTAAGTAATTCTATAATCTACCATAAATAAGTTTCTGTTGTACGATTTCTTAACATGAGTCAAATAGTTTATTCTGTTCCTTGATTGTTGGTTTCAATGGGCACGCATTGCCCTAGCTGGCAGAATGCGCGCTGCTTTCAGTGCGGGAAATATACTGACTATCCCTGCCGATAGAATGACGGTGATAGCGGGAATGATGAGACTCCGTGCGTTGACTTCGGCGTACATCGTTTGAAATTTGACGCCGCCGTAAGTAAATTCCTGTGGCATGGTAATACCATATATCGATAGCAGATGGTTAGCCGCAGTCCCGAGTACAGCACCGACGACAATGCTGCCGAAGGCGATGATGAGCACTTCGCAAACTACCAGCCAGAAGATTTGCACCGGTTTCGTTCCGACTGCTTTCAACACACCGTATTCGCTGGTTCTCTCCAGCACCGACATCAGGACAGTATTCAGTACACCGATAGCGACGATGAGCATA
Above is a genomic segment from Candidatus Poribacteria bacterium containing:
- a CDS encoding Txe/YoeB family addiction module toxin, producing MRSSARNLEFEPGAFEDLAWWIQQDRRKTRRILNLLREIQRDPFRGTGKPEALKGDLSGFWSRRIDRANRIIYKVEEGRIIISACRGHYD
- a CDS encoding prevent-host-death protein, with the protein product MKTIPIQISNEDYEWLSVQAKQREMTAAQIIEEMVSDASESAEKETEYLLSDSKMRDRLLKSGKSVKGIPYEVVRKKLGV
- a CDS encoding ABC transporter permease, translating into MWLILIKLAWRNLFRNKRRTIIASIAIGIGLAVLIFADAFWLGMEQNMVKTATASFLGDGQIHREGFRDTQAVEMTINQLDEVVDDLSREAIVQQFTPRTLAFGMITSSANVSAISLVGVQPSTEQFLSQIDDAIVEGAYFEGDNNRDIVIGAKLAELLEVTLGNRVVVTVAQSETGDLSQEMFRISGIYHLGGDAMSGGMAFVRLEKAQEMLAIGSGIHEIAIKFTDTKYGRDKNLPFWGRYSQHDNEALGWTEILPQLQAVFEMSKYSKYIMGVILFGVVVFGIINALFMSLYERMFEFGVLRAVGTRPFGMARLILFEAGALAIVSIVLGAILGFGLTWIFTKVGIDYTGIEYVGVTIQELIYPIMTIEPFILYPIWVFIFTIITGLYPARYAAKIAPATAMRRSF
- a CDS encoding arylsulfatase; protein product: MNRPNVILMIVDQMRGDCIGADGNTFIETPNLDYLAARGTRFRHAYTASPSCIPARATLMTGMNQWHTGILGMGGGQGPIPNDFPHTLAGELTNAGYRTHLIGKGHFTPQRAKMGFESHELDESGRMLRHGLKDEYRTWFDGEKRRDITPDDHGVDWNSWVSRPWHTEEYLHPTSWTMSRATNFLAQRDRERPFFLNISFARPHSPFVPPAPYFEMYHNGTTPHPSVGDWATCHDKPEDAVDPNAWRGKQSDRRIRRARSGYYGEISFIDTQIGRLMNWFRRHQQDTFADTWFIFTSDHGEMLGDHNLWRKTYAYEGSARIPFIVTPPTRGSTASRKVADEVVELRDIMPTILDAAGVDVPKTVDGQSVVPLTQQPDPNWRPYLHGEHCTCYSHEQEMQYVTDGKRKLIWLPRIDELQFFNLEEDPGECHNRIDHPDYQAEVAQWKGYLIAELAARDCGWVEDGELVSPPPEAPLVSPYKNVRWQGKA